The following are encoded together in the Desulfovibrio inopinatus DSM 10711 genome:
- a CDS encoding YgiQ family radical SAM protein — translation MHSRSDVRQPEFLPMTRDEMDALGWDELDVLLVSGDAYVDHPSFGVPLLGRWLVEHGFRTGIVAQPPWDRIDAMTVMGRPRLFVGISAGCLDSMLAHYTAFRKKRRDDAYTPGGKAGARPNRAALVYANLAKRAFSGLPVVLGGIEASLRRVSHYDFWSDSLRRSLVLDSKATAILYGMAEVSILQLARALDQASHVGSLDDPDVVRTIVANLPGVAYATSLAEAETLAHNAEVPLTELPSHEAIVANPAQLVRATRLLEQHVHQSRATAIQVSGKRAVVLTAPGAGLAGQALDGLMELPFQRRAHPVYTDSIPAEEMIRSSVAGHRGCGGGCSFCALALHQGRRIRSRSRESILREVKRLRNLPEFRGSVTDVGGPSANMWGAHCSANPDDCARASCLFPGICPHFIVDQSAFVSLLRDIAGLDGVRHVRVASGWRMDLALQDKAALGIMIREFVGGQAKVAPEHICDEVLHVMRKPRVGVFERFLQEFDRQSNKVGKKQFVIPYLMSGHPGCTLSHMRELGEYLAARNWRPQQVQCFIPLPGTMAAAIFYAGVDERGRPVYVAKSDADRLKQHGLLVPVGTTPMGKRTVKHAESEGPRKEKAATRSKHSSERREKSLRAKQNHTKKTGAARQGKKRFQH, via the coding sequence ATGCATTCACGATCTGATGTGAGGCAACCCGAATTTTTGCCTATGACGCGGGATGAAATGGACGCATTGGGGTGGGACGAGTTGGATGTTCTGCTCGTGTCCGGCGATGCGTATGTGGATCATCCCTCGTTCGGAGTGCCACTGTTAGGGCGTTGGTTGGTCGAACATGGATTTCGCACCGGGATTGTTGCGCAACCTCCTTGGGATCGTATTGATGCCATGACGGTAATGGGCCGACCTCGTTTGTTTGTTGGGATTTCGGCTGGGTGTCTTGATTCCATGTTGGCTCATTATACGGCCTTTCGTAAAAAGCGCCGTGACGATGCGTACACGCCGGGAGGAAAGGCCGGAGCGAGACCGAACCGGGCAGCCCTGGTGTACGCTAATCTTGCAAAGCGAGCGTTTTCCGGACTGCCTGTTGTGCTGGGGGGGATTGAAGCGTCTTTACGTCGTGTCTCGCATTATGATTTTTGGAGCGATAGTCTACGGCGGTCTTTGGTTCTTGATAGTAAAGCGACGGCTATTTTATACGGGATGGCTGAGGTTTCTATTCTTCAGCTTGCCAGAGCCTTGGATCAGGCCAGCCATGTCGGGAGCCTGGACGACCCTGATGTTGTTCGTACCATTGTAGCGAATTTGCCTGGAGTCGCCTATGCAACGAGCCTCGCTGAAGCTGAAACGCTTGCGCACAATGCGGAAGTTCCTCTTACCGAGTTGCCTTCGCATGAAGCCATCGTGGCCAATCCGGCCCAACTCGTCAGAGCAACACGTCTCCTTGAGCAACATGTTCATCAGAGCCGTGCAACGGCCATACAAGTTTCCGGCAAGAGGGCTGTTGTTCTGACTGCACCGGGAGCAGGTTTGGCAGGGCAGGCTTTGGATGGACTGATGGAATTGCCGTTTCAACGCCGAGCCCATCCTGTTTATACAGATTCCATTCCGGCAGAGGAAATGATTCGGTCGAGTGTTGCCGGACACCGTGGCTGTGGTGGAGGCTGCTCGTTTTGCGCGCTGGCACTTCATCAGGGGCGACGAATCCGATCGCGAAGTCGGGAATCGATTCTCCGAGAAGTCAAAAGGTTGCGGAATTTGCCGGAATTTCGTGGTTCCGTTACTGATGTCGGTGGCCCCAGTGCGAACATGTGGGGAGCACACTGTTCTGCAAATCCCGATGACTGCGCACGCGCAAGCTGTCTTTTTCCGGGAATATGTCCACATTTTATCGTGGATCAATCGGCGTTTGTCTCGTTGTTGCGTGATATTGCGGGGCTTGATGGTGTGCGTCATGTTCGGGTGGCGAGTGGATGGCGCATGGACCTCGCTTTGCAGGATAAAGCGGCGCTGGGTATCATGATTCGAGAATTTGTTGGAGGACAAGCCAAAGTTGCTCCTGAGCATATTTGTGACGAGGTGCTGCATGTCATGCGCAAACCGCGTGTGGGAGTCTTTGAACGATTTCTCCAGGAATTTGATCGGCAATCAAACAAAGTGGGGAAAAAGCAGTTTGTTATACCGTATCTGATGAGCGGGCACCCAGGTTGCACTCTGTCCCATATGCGAGAACTGGGTGAATATCTTGCCGCGAGAAATTGGCGACCGCAACAGGTACAATGCTTTATCCCTTTACCAGGAACCATGGCTGCTGCCATTTTCTATGCCGGGGTCGACGAACGCGGTCGCCCGGTATATGTCGCCAAATCTGACGCTGACCGTCTGAAACAACATGGCCTCCTTGTTCCGGTTGGAACAACACCGATGGGAAAGCGAACTGTAAAGCATGCAGAATCCGAAGGACCGCGTAAAGAAAAAGCAGCAACACGTTCAAAGCATTCATCAGAACGCCGAGAAAAATCTTTACGGGCGAAGCAGAACCATACAAAGAAAACGGGTGCTGCCAGACAAGGAAAAAAACGATTTCAACACTGA
- a CDS encoding AI-2E family transporter, translated as MTVLDEKPYTFDRVVRMAIMAALLWGLVNLLSYLSDVLIPFAVALLMAYLINPLVVWVEARLGSRPVAVFLSLVLVFGSILGLALYFVPIIMNEFSTMGRLMSDFVGNSEVAARAARHLPPDLWASIKAFLSSDEVKSFFATDSFLSLLQATAKKLLPGLWGVISGTARLGAWVFGLFFILLYLVFLLIDFKAFKVQWKNFIPGEYREAVVEFTNAFEAGMNQYFRGQALVAGLVGVLMSIGFSIIGLPMAIVLGLFIGLLNMVPYLQIVGTVPAVFLAIVHALQSGQNLWTVLLMTGAVFGVVQLIQDAVLVPRILGKVMGMSPAMILLSLSIWGKLLGLLGLLIALPMTCLVVAYYRRIVPSVPMLDMETEIASEQEVKAEECDCETTPRSS; from the coding sequence ATGACCGTGCTCGACGAGAAACCCTACACATTTGATCGGGTTGTACGCATGGCGATAATGGCCGCGTTGTTGTGGGGGCTGGTCAATCTTTTATCCTATCTCAGTGATGTCCTTATTCCCTTTGCTGTTGCGTTGTTGATGGCATACCTCATCAACCCCTTGGTTGTCTGGGTGGAAGCTCGTTTGGGATCGCGACCCGTTGCCGTGTTTTTGAGTTTGGTGCTTGTCTTTGGATCCATCCTTGGTTTGGCATTGTATTTTGTGCCGATCATTATGAATGAGTTCAGTACCATGGGGCGCCTGATGTCGGATTTTGTCGGGAATTCCGAGGTGGCGGCACGCGCAGCGCGGCACTTACCTCCCGATCTTTGGGCGTCCATCAAAGCATTTTTGAGCAGTGATGAGGTGAAATCGTTTTTTGCAACGGACAGCTTTCTTTCTTTGTTGCAGGCGACAGCGAAAAAGCTTCTTCCCGGTTTGTGGGGCGTCATTTCAGGGACGGCACGTCTTGGAGCCTGGGTTTTTGGACTGTTTTTTATACTCTTGTACCTTGTCTTTTTACTCATCGATTTTAAAGCGTTCAAAGTGCAATGGAAGAATTTTATCCCCGGTGAATATCGCGAGGCCGTTGTTGAGTTCACCAATGCTTTCGAAGCCGGGATGAACCAATATTTTCGGGGACAAGCCCTCGTTGCTGGACTGGTTGGCGTGTTGATGTCTATCGGCTTTTCAATCATTGGCCTGCCGATGGCCATTGTCCTTGGATTGTTTATCGGTCTGCTCAATATGGTTCCGTATCTTCAGATTGTGGGGACGGTTCCTGCCGTATTTCTCGCTATTGTTCATGCCTTGCAAAGCGGCCAGAATCTTTGGACCGTTCTTCTTATGACGGGTGCCGTCTTTGGTGTTGTTCAGCTCATTCAGGATGCGGTGCTCGTTCCGCGCATTCTCGGGAAAGTCATGGGGATGTCTCCGGCCATGATTCTGCTTTCCTTATCAATTTGGGGGAAGCTGTTGGGATTGCTTGGGCTCCTTATTGCGTTGCCCATGACGTGCCTTGTTGTTGCGTACTATCGTCGGATCGTTCCGTCGGTTCCAATGTTGGATATGGAGACTGAAATTGCGTCTGAACAGGAAGTGAAGGCAGAAGAGTGCGACTGCGAAACAACTCCAAGGTCATCGTAG
- a CDS encoding TrmH family RNA methyltransferase — protein sequence MTYVENDDDAAFVVGRKPVHEAVTADPDAIDAVFFRQGPIHGPLAEIRRLCKQYNIAYKFVPQKSLDSRHPGNHQGVVARLATTRFVELEDVMQATLSGPLPIVVVLDQVQDGGNVGTLSRTLLALGGGGIVLPKHGGAGIGQRALKASAGALRRLPVCRVTNLGRALDELAEHGFHLVLADSGEDAINAFEAELPFPMVLVLGGEEKGARASIAKRCPVHVRIPMPGDFESLNVAQAGAILLGLAAERRSSSVR from the coding sequence ATGACATACGTTGAAAACGACGATGATGCTGCATTCGTTGTCGGGCGAAAACCTGTTCATGAAGCCGTCACGGCCGACCCGGATGCTATCGATGCCGTTTTTTTTCGCCAAGGCCCCATCCATGGCCCGCTCGCGGAAATCCGTCGATTGTGCAAGCAATACAATATTGCCTATAAATTTGTTCCGCAAAAGTCGTTGGACAGCCGTCACCCTGGAAATCATCAGGGCGTTGTTGCGCGTTTAGCTACAACACGGTTTGTAGAGCTGGAAGACGTTATGCAGGCGACGTTGTCTGGGCCGTTACCGATTGTTGTTGTTTTGGATCAGGTGCAGGATGGTGGTAATGTCGGGACGTTGTCCAGAACGCTGTTGGCGCTTGGCGGTGGTGGCATTGTATTGCCAAAACATGGAGGCGCCGGCATTGGGCAACGTGCGTTGAAGGCGTCTGCCGGAGCACTTCGGCGTTTACCCGTGTGTCGCGTGACGAATCTTGGCCGCGCTTTGGACGAGCTTGCCGAACATGGATTTCACCTGGTGTTGGCCGATAGTGGCGAAGACGCAATCAATGCTTTTGAAGCTGAGCTGCCGTTTCCGATGGTTCTTGTGCTTGGTGGAGAGGAAAAAGGGGCGCGGGCTTCCATCGCGAAACGATGCCCTGTTCATGTTCGTATTCCCATGCCCGGTGATTTTGAATCGCTGAATGTCGCACAAGCCGGAGCCATTTTGCTCGGCCTCGCGGCAGAACGTCGGTCTTCATCGGTACGATGA
- a CDS encoding LysM peptidoglycan-binding domain-containing protein translates to MRKFTKFLIFFIAIVLSGCGKGYYADKENYDMQANLEPELWETNFLSVKRGRPLTEVERKALASKPTIPFNLDVTQTAQVERFLQYFAEDKRSTMERWLRRSEPYLPYVRAVLASYDLPPDLIVLPFIESGYNSSAYSRVGAGGMWQFMPLTARRFGLTVDWWVDERRNPYKSTVAAAQYLSKLHQMFGDWHLALAAYNCGEGRVSRAMTGSAQVDFFDLAAAKKLPRETRMYVPKFLAVLMIFQNLKALGFKPVNWNVGDIMKEVPVKGGTDLLAMAKACGMTWEQFSDANTAFRRQVSPPNREATVYVPKSKYQLAMAFSKDPSKYPPAGYTAYAVRSGESWWNIARQYGVPIDSLREFNPGLGGQLSAGTTVKVPGHSTQQESMIALSSIKKTRKHKVIASAACNYSKNSVRHKVKRGETLSAIAARYGVSQGSIMKANGLRSAKYVQAGKRLTIPGTNTHVASTSSKTSTRAKSVHKVKRGETLYAISQKYGVSSATIMRANNLSSPNSLRSGAKLVIPGKSGSATRLSTKDRKAFSYKVGSGETVWSIARKFQISPTALLSWNNLSRTTKLQIGQRLTIHK, encoded by the coding sequence ATGAGAAAGTTCACCAAATTTCTCATCTTTTTTATCGCCATCGTCTTGTCCGGCTGTGGCAAAGGCTACTATGCGGACAAAGAAAATTACGACATGCAGGCCAACCTCGAACCCGAGTTGTGGGAAACAAATTTCCTCTCGGTGAAGCGGGGCCGCCCCTTGACTGAAGTTGAACGCAAAGCCCTTGCATCGAAGCCGACGATTCCATTCAATCTCGACGTAACGCAAACGGCTCAAGTTGAACGATTTCTCCAATACTTCGCGGAAGACAAGCGGTCCACGATGGAGCGCTGGCTCCGACGTTCGGAGCCGTATCTTCCCTATGTTCGCGCTGTGCTTGCGAGCTATGACCTTCCGCCGGACCTCATTGTTCTGCCGTTTATCGAGTCCGGATACAATTCAAGTGCTTATTCACGCGTTGGAGCTGGCGGCATGTGGCAGTTCATGCCCCTCACGGCTCGACGCTTTGGATTGACGGTAGACTGGTGGGTCGATGAACGGCGTAACCCGTACAAATCGACGGTTGCCGCGGCGCAATATTTGTCGAAACTCCATCAAATGTTCGGGGATTGGCATTTGGCCTTGGCCGCCTACAATTGCGGTGAAGGTCGCGTCTCTCGTGCCATGACAGGCAGTGCGCAAGTCGACTTTTTCGACTTGGCTGCAGCCAAAAAGCTGCCTCGGGAAACACGCATGTATGTCCCCAAATTTCTTGCTGTTCTCATGATTTTCCAAAACCTCAAAGCGCTCGGTTTCAAACCTGTCAATTGGAACGTTGGAGACATCATGAAGGAAGTACCGGTCAAAGGCGGTACCGACCTTCTCGCTATGGCAAAAGCTTGCGGCATGACATGGGAACAGTTCTCTGATGCCAACACCGCCTTCCGGCGCCAGGTCAGCCCACCGAACCGCGAAGCAACGGTTTATGTCCCCAAATCAAAATACCAGCTTGCCATGGCATTCTCCAAAGACCCGAGCAAATATCCTCCAGCCGGTTACACCGCGTATGCCGTGCGTTCAGGGGAATCCTGGTGGAATATAGCCCGTCAATATGGAGTTCCCATTGACTCCCTCCGTGAATTCAACCCCGGACTCGGTGGACAACTCTCCGCCGGAACGACGGTCAAAGTTCCCGGCCATAGCACACAGCAAGAATCCATGATCGCACTGAGCAGCATCAAAAAAACGCGGAAACACAAAGTCATTGCCAGTGCTGCCTGTAATTACTCGAAAAATAGCGTGCGTCATAAAGTCAAACGGGGAGAGACACTGAGCGCCATCGCTGCACGGTATGGTGTTTCACAAGGCTCTATCATGAAAGCCAATGGTCTTCGCTCAGCTAAATATGTCCAAGCTGGTAAACGATTGACCATTCCTGGCACAAATACCCACGTTGCATCGACATCTTCCAAAACGAGCACACGAGCGAAATCCGTCCACAAAGTAAAACGGGGCGAAACGCTCTACGCCATCAGCCAAAAATACGGCGTCTCTTCTGCAACAATTATGCGTGCGAACAACTTATCTTCGCCGAATAGTCTTCGCAGTGGAGCAAAGCTTGTCATTCCTGGAAAATCAGGATCGGCGACACGGTTGTCGACCAAGGATAGAAAAGCCTTCAGCTATAAAGTCGGTTCCGGCGAAACCGTTTGGAGTATTGCTCGCAAGTTCCAAATAAGCCCGACAGCCCTGTTGTCATGGAACAACTTGTCGCGCACCACAAAACTCCAAATTGGACAGCGTCTGACCATTCACAAATAA
- the aroE gene encoding shikimate dehydrogenase gives MGQQVRCGQGETQQLGIIGFPLGHTLSPLVHNWGFSKFGLDAVYTAWPTPPEDLESMVERIRSEPIAGLSVTIPHKTAIIPFLDSITGLAHAVGAVNTVFWRDGKLWGDNTDVAGFAKPLAVRDVRSGSALVLGAGGAALAVIVGLQELGIGPLYLANRTDEKAEELAAHFDINFIPWAERGRCRTRILVNTTPIGMAGKFEGLSPWNKYDFEKGQLAYDIVYNPGETRFLREAQSLGVNVIMGVEMFLYQALEQFRIWTGRDLPVDETRRLLEQALYGT, from the coding sequence TTGGGGCAGCAAGTACGATGTGGCCAGGGGGAAACGCAGCAATTGGGGATCATCGGCTTCCCTTTGGGACATACGTTGAGTCCGTTGGTGCATAATTGGGGATTTTCGAAGTTTGGCCTTGATGCCGTCTATACTGCATGGCCAACCCCTCCGGAAGATTTGGAAAGTATGGTCGAACGCATCCGTTCCGAACCTATTGCCGGCTTATCTGTAACCATCCCGCATAAGACAGCCATTATTCCTTTTCTCGATTCAATCACGGGTTTGGCGCACGCCGTCGGTGCCGTGAACACGGTCTTTTGGCGTGACGGAAAACTCTGGGGTGACAATACTGATGTCGCGGGGTTTGCCAAACCGTTGGCAGTGCGCGATGTGCGTTCAGGGTCGGCGTTAGTTCTGGGTGCCGGCGGTGCCGCTTTGGCGGTCATTGTCGGTTTGCAAGAACTCGGTATAGGCCCTTTGTATCTTGCCAATCGTACGGATGAAAAGGCCGAAGAGTTGGCCGCACATTTCGATATCAATTTTATTCCTTGGGCCGAGCGAGGACGGTGTCGAACCAGGATTTTGGTCAATACAACACCGATTGGAATGGCAGGGAAATTCGAAGGACTTTCTCCGTGGAACAAATATGATTTCGAGAAAGGGCAGCTCGCCTATGATATTGTCTACAATCCCGGAGAAACACGTTTTTTGCGTGAGGCTCAGTCTTTGGGTGTCAATGTGATCATGGGTGTGGAAATGTTCCTCTATCAAGCTCTTGAACAGTTTCGTATTTGGACGGGACGAGATTTACCCGTCGATGAAACGCGCAGGCTGTTGGAACAGGCATTATACGGCACATGA
- a CDS encoding NAD(P)-dependent oxidoreductase: MAKTLGFVGMGIMGLPMSLNLLRAGFQITVFNRTAERCQDAAEAGATVAPTPRALAEASDIIFLMLTGPEAVDMVVFGPDGAAQALTPSMTVVNMSTVSPGYTRKLASRIEATGARFVDAPVSGSKKPAEDGTLVILAGGEETDIAELQPMFDVMGKRTVHCGPASHGAAMKMSINLLLGTMMAGLAEMLHFGGKNGLDVDTMLDVVMSGPLANGLFQLKEPMLRTNEFPTQFPAKHMAKDLKFVVDTAYESGASAPCAHQVLQLFSKAVAQGLSEEDFAAVAKIF; the protein is encoded by the coding sequence ATGGCAAAAACTCTTGGCTTCGTGGGTATGGGCATAATGGGCTTGCCGATGTCACTCAACCTACTTCGAGCAGGATTTCAGATCACCGTGTTTAATCGGACGGCAGAACGTTGTCAGGACGCAGCTGAAGCTGGTGCAACGGTCGCGCCGACTCCTCGCGCTTTGGCCGAAGCGAGTGATATTATTTTCTTGATGCTGACGGGTCCCGAGGCTGTCGATATGGTTGTATTCGGTCCTGATGGAGCAGCACAAGCTCTCACGCCAAGCATGACGGTTGTGAATATGAGTACGGTTTCTCCGGGGTATACCCGGAAGTTGGCTTCACGTATTGAAGCAACAGGTGCGCGCTTTGTGGATGCACCCGTTTCCGGGTCGAAAAAGCCGGCTGAAGACGGAACACTGGTGATTCTTGCCGGCGGTGAAGAAACGGATATTGCAGAGTTGCAACCCATGTTTGATGTTATGGGAAAGCGCACCGTCCATTGTGGTCCGGCGTCACATGGCGCGGCGATGAAAATGTCCATCAATTTATTGCTCGGCACAATGATGGCCGGTTTGGCTGAAATGCTTCATTTCGGTGGAAAGAACGGATTGGACGTTGACACCATGCTGGATGTCGTCATGTCCGGGCCTTTGGCAAACGGCTTGTTTCAATTGAAAGAGCCCATGCTGCGAACCAACGAATTCCCGACACAGTTTCCGGCAAAGCATATGGCTAAGGACCTGAAATTTGTTGTGGATACAGCGTATGAAAGCGGGGCAAGTGCTCCATGTGCGCACCAGGTGCTCCAACTTTTCAGTAAAGCGGTTGCGCAAGGCTTGAGTGAAGAAGATTTTGCTGCTGTAGCCAAAATTTTCTGA
- a CDS encoding carboxymuconolactone decarboxylase family protein yields MLLNWKEFLGNAVNAIGTLAKGNPKLMQGLGTLDEAAQAKGALDPKTRELIALAVASTTRCDTCIAVHVSKAVEFGATRDELMEALSMAVALNAGAAFVYSSHALEAFDQMTEK; encoded by the coding sequence ATGCTGTTGAATTGGAAAGAATTTCTTGGCAATGCTGTGAACGCTATTGGAACTTTGGCCAAGGGAAATCCCAAGCTTATGCAGGGGCTTGGTACCCTTGACGAAGCTGCCCAAGCCAAAGGAGCGCTTGATCCCAAGACCCGTGAATTGATTGCTCTCGCCGTGGCGTCGACCACCCGCTGTGATACGTGTATTGCCGTGCATGTGAGCAAAGCCGTCGAATTTGGTGCAACACGAGACGAATTGATGGAAGCGCTCTCTATGGCGGTTGCCTTGAACGCTGGCGCAGCGTTCGTGTATTCTTCACACGCTTTGGAAGCGTTTGACCAGATGACTGAAAAATAA
- a CDS encoding Tex family protein, translating into MNDAHIHAIAKELSLPAPSVSAAVSLLDEGATVPFIARYRKEATGSLDEVAVASVRDLLNQLIELDKRRESILASLRERDLLNDALEKAIVAAQTKADLEDIYLPYKPKRRTRAALAKERGLEPLAVRLFAQTGQDPQKLAHEFVNPDNDVPDETSALAQARDIIAEQVSESPILRSAIRELFTTKARFRSKVAKKKQDASEATPYRDWFDWDEAARTIAGHRALAMFRGEREGILSLSIRPDQEEAIRRLRSRVLKGRGKDSEQVGLAIDDGYKRLLAPSLENELRTAIKIRADEEAIRVFTNNLRELLLSSPLGQKRVLALDPGYRTGAKTVVLDAQGGLVSHTTIYPTGSQKQQDEAAATVRRLVNDHAVEAIAVGNGTAGRETETFVRALNLDLPVVLVNESGASIYSASEIARREFPDLDLTVRGAVSIGRRLMDPLAELVKIDPKSIGVGQYQHDVDQAALKRALDDVVTSCVGAVGVDVNTASPELLGYVPGLGPSLAQNIIEHRNAGGPFQDRKQLLAVKRLGPKAFEQAAGFLRVRGKNPLDASAVHPERYTLVERMAQSLGMTSAELMTDGSARERIALDAFIDDSVGLPTLTDIMAELAKPGRDPRPAFEIFSFADVHDITDLHQGMHIPGIVTNVTKFGAFVDVGVHRDGLVHISQLADHFVSDPASMVNVGQHVMVTVTDVDTTRQRIGLSMKTAPLSTE; encoded by the coding sequence ATGAACGACGCACACATTCACGCTATCGCCAAAGAATTATCGCTCCCGGCCCCTTCCGTTTCTGCCGCTGTCTCCCTGCTTGACGAAGGGGCTACGGTCCCGTTTATCGCACGCTATCGCAAAGAGGCAACCGGTTCTCTCGATGAAGTCGCTGTCGCGTCCGTGCGCGATCTTCTGAACCAACTCATTGAGCTGGACAAACGCCGGGAATCCATTCTCGCATCTCTGCGAGAGCGTGACCTCCTCAATGATGCTCTTGAAAAAGCCATTGTGGCCGCTCAGACCAAAGCGGACTTGGAAGACATATACCTCCCCTACAAACCGAAACGCCGCACACGAGCTGCGCTCGCCAAAGAACGCGGACTTGAACCGCTGGCAGTGCGACTTTTTGCCCAAACCGGTCAAGATCCCCAAAAATTGGCGCACGAATTCGTCAATCCTGACAACGATGTTCCCGATGAAACGTCTGCGCTGGCCCAAGCCAGAGACATCATTGCCGAACAGGTGAGCGAAAGCCCGATATTACGATCAGCTATACGAGAATTATTCACCACCAAAGCACGTTTCCGTTCCAAGGTCGCCAAAAAGAAACAAGACGCTTCCGAAGCCACACCATACCGCGACTGGTTCGATTGGGACGAAGCGGCCCGCACCATTGCGGGCCATCGAGCCTTGGCAATGTTTCGCGGCGAACGCGAAGGAATCCTTTCTCTTTCGATTCGACCGGATCAAGAAGAGGCCATACGCCGCCTTCGCAGTCGTGTGCTTAAAGGACGTGGCAAAGATTCGGAGCAGGTCGGTTTAGCCATCGACGATGGATACAAACGACTCCTCGCGCCCTCACTTGAAAACGAACTCCGTACCGCTATTAAAATTCGCGCCGATGAAGAAGCCATTCGCGTTTTTACTAACAACCTGCGCGAACTCCTGCTTTCATCACCCCTTGGGCAAAAGCGCGTCCTCGCTCTGGACCCAGGCTACCGAACCGGTGCCAAAACCGTTGTTCTCGATGCCCAGGGAGGGCTTGTCAGCCATACCACTATTTACCCGACGGGATCACAAAAACAACAGGACGAGGCCGCGGCCACTGTCCGTCGACTTGTCAACGATCACGCCGTTGAAGCCATCGCCGTGGGCAATGGCACAGCCGGACGTGAAACCGAAACATTTGTCCGTGCTCTCAACCTCGACCTTCCGGTTGTTCTCGTCAATGAATCCGGCGCGTCCATCTACTCTGCGTCGGAAATAGCCCGCCGAGAATTTCCCGATCTCGATCTCACCGTACGTGGGGCGGTCAGTATCGGACGCCGGCTTATGGACCCATTGGCCGAATTGGTAAAAATCGATCCCAAATCCATCGGGGTGGGGCAATATCAACATGATGTGGACCAGGCGGCGTTGAAACGTGCTCTGGACGATGTCGTCACAAGCTGCGTCGGAGCCGTTGGCGTGGACGTGAATACGGCGAGTCCAGAACTTCTGGGATATGTCCCCGGACTGGGACCGAGCTTGGCGCAGAATATTATTGAACATCGCAACGCAGGAGGACCGTTTCAAGACCGCAAACAACTTCTTGCCGTCAAACGACTCGGCCCCAAAGCCTTTGAACAAGCTGCCGGATTTCTCCGAGTGCGCGGTAAGAACCCTCTGGATGCTTCGGCCGTCCATCCTGAGCGCTACACACTTGTTGAACGTATGGCTCAAAGCCTCGGCATGACATCAGCAGAACTCATGACTGATGGTTCCGCCCGAGAGCGCATCGCATTGGATGCATTTATTGATGACTCTGTCGGGTTGCCGACATTGACCGATATCATGGCGGAACTCGCCAAGCCCGGCCGTGATCCTCGACCGGCGTTTGAAATCTTTTCCTTTGCCGATGTGCATGACATCACTGATCTCCATCAGGGAATGCACATTCCCGGTATCGTCACCAATGTCACCAAGTTCGGTGCATTTGTCGATGTCGGCGTGCACCGTGACGGGCTTGTCCATATCAGCCAACTGGCCGACCATTTTGTCTCTGATCCGGCATCGATGGTCAATGTAGGACAACACGTCATGGTCACCGTGACGGATGTTGACACAACGCGTCAACGCATCGGTTTAAGCATGAAGACCGCCCCGCTCTCGACCGAATAA